CCGCATTTTTTACTGCTTCAAATATGCCTTCCATTGAATCTTCTACAGGTAATACAAAACAAGCAGATAATTGTCCTAAATCTCTTCCTGCATTCATTAGTGTTGGAGAATTTGGAAGAAATTCAAGGTTTGTCATCATTTTATAAAATTCTTCTTCAATATCTTTAATTGATTCCGATGAAGGATACTTTTCTTCAGCCGATGCTATGTGATGAGCTACCCTCCGAAATAAATCTTCAGACGACTCCATTATATTTCCTTTTTCATCTCTAGCTAAATATCTTCTTTCAAGTACTGTTAATGCGTTTACCGTGAGCTGCATATTACACCACCCTTATCTATATTTAGTATTTTTTTCTTAGCGATACACTATATATTGTATCACCATATATTTTTAGAGTCAAAGAAAAAAATTAGAACCATCTAAGCTCTTCCACCTTTATAAAATTTCTCTTTGAGAAACTATCTATATTAGAAGAAAAAAGATGGTACCTAAGCACCATCTTTTTCAACCTATTATCTTGAGAATATCCTTTATTGTTTCCTTTGTGAATTCACCTTTTTTGTACTTTCGTTTAGCGACTATAATGTCAACTTGATCCCCTTTACCTAATATTTCTCCAATGACTTGAGGAATTTCAATAAATGTACCTACGGGTTTAAAATCAACATCTAAAAATACAAAAGTAGGTATTTTAGCTTTACCATCAACTTTAAAATCATTTAAATATTCTTCGTTACCTTTTCTTGAAACTATCTTCATATTTATATGTTTATTGAGGTCACAAATTTTTTTAAGGGCAGGTAAATTTATTACACAATCGGGGCACCATATTTCTGCAAATACTAAGACATTAATCTCTTTATGTATAGAGTTTATTCTGTCTAACAAAGTATCATCGATTTCTATGTTATTATAAATTTCCAGTATCTTATCTTGATAGGCTCCATCATCGTGGGACATAAATTCT
The Maledivibacter sp. genome window above contains:
- a CDS encoding thioredoxin family protein encodes the protein MDIKKLYDSGIAYEEFMSHDDGAYQDKILEIYNNIEIDDTLLDRINSIHKEINVLVFAEIWCPDCVINLPALKKICDLNKHINMKIVSRKGNEEYLNDFKVDGKAKIPTFVFLDVDFKPVGTFIEIPQVIGEILGKGDQVDIIVAKRKYKKGEFTKETIKDILKIIG